Proteins co-encoded in one Setaria viridis chromosome 9, Setaria_viridis_v4.0, whole genome shotgun sequence genomic window:
- the LOC117837258 gene encoding mitochondrial import inner membrane translocase subunit TIM22-4 yields the protein MASPEPSAAGAGAGGESASQAAAVEPIRMPTVEEIKGQDIWNNCAVRSVVSGVMGGGLGVLMGLFFGALDNPIMAEEMTARQQIVYTAKQMGRRSISNAKTFAVMGLIFSAAECVVEKARAKHDTTNTAVAGCVTGGALAVKGGPKATCIGCAGFAAFSVAIEKFFDRHT from the exons ATGGCCTCGCCGGAGCCATCCGCGGCGGgtgccggcgccgggggcgaGTCGGCgagccaggcggcggcggtggagccgaTCCGGATGCCGACGGTGGAGGAGATCAAGGGGCAGGACATCTGGAACAACTGCGCCGTCCGCAGCGTCGTCAGTGGCGTCATGG GAGGTGGTCTTGGTGTACTTATGGGACTATTCTTTGGAGCTTTGGACAATCCAATAATGGCAGAGGAGATGACAGCAAGGCAACAAATTGTATACACAGCAAAACAGATGGGTAGGAGAAGTATAAGCAATGCCAAAACCTTCGCGGTCATGGGTCTGATTTTCTCAGCAGCTGAATGTGTCGTAGAGAAG GCTCGGGCAAAGCATGACACTACCAATACAGCGGTAGCTGGCTGTGTCACAGGAGGAGCTCTAGCAGTAAAAG GTGGCCCTAAAGCTACATGCATTGGATGCGCTGGTTTTGCTGCTTTCTCAGTGGCAATTGAGAAGTTCTTTGATCGACATACTTGA
- the LOC117837257 gene encoding eukaryotic translation initiation factor 2 subunit alpha homolog, whose protein sequence is MPNLECRMYEPRFPEVDAAVMIQVKHIADMGAYVSLLEYNNIEGMILFSELSRRRIRSISSLIKVGRQEPAIVLRVDRDKGYIDLSKRRVSEEEAHSCEDRYNKSKLVHSIMRHVAETLEIDLEPLYQRIGWPLYRKYGHAFEAFKLIVADPDSILDALTYEEKETGPDGQEVTKVVPAVTPEVKDSLVKNIRRRMTPQPLKIRADVEMKCFQFDGVLHIKQAMKKAEASGNDNCPVKIKLVAPPLYVLTTQTLDKDQGISVLTDAIKACTAEIEKYKGKLVVKEPPRAVSEREDKLFLDQIDSLMEQNAEVDGDDDSEEEEDTGMGDVDLTNSGVTAY, encoded by the exons ATGCCGAACCTCGAGTGCCGGATGTACGAGCCGCGGTTCCCGGAGGTGGACGCGGCCGTGATGATCCAGGTTAAGCACATCGCCGACATGGGCGCGTACGTGTCCCTGCTCGAGTACAACAACATCGAGGGCATGATCCTCTTCTCCGAGCTCTCCCGGCGCCGCATCCGCTCCATCTCCTCCCTCATCAAGGTCGGCCGCCAGGAGCCCGCCATCGTGCTCCGTGTGGACCGCGACAAGGGCTACATCGACCTCTCCAAGCGCCGTGTCTCCGAGGAGGAGGCGCACTCCTGCGAGGACAGGTACAACAAGTCCAAGCTCGTGCACTCCATCATGCGCCACGTCGCCGAGACGCTCGAGATCGACCTCGAGCCGCTCTACCAGCGCATTGGCTGGCCGCTCTACCGCAAGTACGGCCACGCCTTCGAGGCCTTCAAGCTCATCGTCGCCGACCCCGACTCCATCCTCGACGCACTGACCTATGAAGAGAAGGAGACCGGCCCAGATGGCCAGGAG GTGACTAAGGTGGTGCCTGCTGTCACCCCTGAGGTTAAGGATTCTCTGGTGAAGAACATAAGGAGGAGGATGACTCCACAGCCACTCAAGATCCGTGCTGATGTGGAGATGAAATGCTTCCAGTTTGATGGAGTGCTCCACATTAAG CAAGCCATGAAGAAAGCTGAAGCCTCTGGCAATGATAACTGTCCTGTGAAGATTAAGCTAGTTGCTCCTCCACTTTATGTTCTGACCACACAGACTCTTGACAAG GACCAAGGAATTTCAGTTCTCACTGATGCAATCAAGGCTTGTACAGCAGAGATTGAAAAATACAAGGGAAAGTTGGTAGTGAAGGAACCACCAAGAGCT GTGAGTGAGCGGGAAGACAAGCTATTCCTGGACCAGATTGATTCCCTGATGGAGCAAAATGCTGAggttgatggtgatgatgacagtgaagaggaggaagacacAGGAATGGGCGACGTTGACCTGACAAATTCCGGAGTCACGGCGTATTAA
- the LOC117835750 gene encoding uncharacterized protein has protein sequence MAFPDMPLAVLSCLALLAATAASHRPSPLSTATSAPVPASAPAVAGLVERLQGEGSQQCWEALVEIKSCTGEIILYLLNGEAYLGPGCCRAIRVVEHSCWAADAMLSVIGFTPEEGDMLKGYCDAGDDSGGGQNGASPPQRAAAAANGVAARESVAAVEGRKSASVHR, from the coding sequence ATGGCTTTCCCCGACATGCCCTTGGCCGTGCTCTCCTGCCTGGCTCTGctcgccgcgacggcggcctcGCACCGTCCATCGCCGCTGTCGACGGCGACGTCCGCACCCGTGCCGGCTTCGGCGCCGGCCGTGGCCGGCCTGGTGGAGCGGCTGCAGGGCGAGGGGTCGCAGCAGTGCTGGGAGgcgctggtggagatcaagtcGTGCACGGGCGAGATCATCCTGTACCTCCTCAACGGCGAGGCGTACCTGGGGCCCGGGTGCTGCCGCGCCATCCGCGTCGTCGAGCACAGCTGCTGGGCCGCCGACGCCATGCTGTCCGTCATCGGCTTCACCCCCGAGGAGGGGGACATGCTCAAGGGATACtgcgacgccggcgacgacagcggcggcgggcagaATGGCGCGTCGCCGCCTCAGCGTGCTGCCGCAGCCGCCAACGGCGTTGCTGCACGCGAGAGCGTCGCTGCTGTGGAGGGAAGGAAGAGCGCCTCGGTGCACCGTTGA
- the LOC117837255 gene encoding glucan endo-1,3-beta-glucosidase 9, whose product MPSNRRRPLPPFVPGLLLPLLLAVAPPPAASAVGVNWGFASSHPLPAARVVQGLLLPNSVPRVRLAAASSDALSALAGTGVAVTVGVPDALLRPLASSIKAAAAWVHDNITRYASSVRFEYISVGDEPFLMSHGQHFQPYVVPAAANIKKALTAAKVSSKIKVVVPCSVDTYQNASVLPSKASFRPDVNKTMAELLSFLTNNSSPFMVELNPFLSFQQHKNLSLDYYLFQLMSHPVKDGQNKYDNYFDASIDALVTALTEAGYGDMDIIVGRAGWPTDGAVNATAAIAQSFMTGLVNHLAKKSGTPLRPKVPPIETYLFSLLDEDQRNTASGGYERHHGIFTFDGQAKYYANIGQGPKPLKNAPDVNYVPSKWCVLDNNKDLSNISSSFSAACSNGDCTALLPGGSCSGLGWPGNVSYAFNNYYQQHDQSEDSCNFNGLGLITTVDPSVDNCLFPLAIRTSAATSLHLTLATFRLVVLWLCILFIV is encoded by the exons ATGCCGTCCaatcgccgccgcccgctgccgccgttcgtacctggcctcctcctcccgctacTCCTCGCCgtggcgccgccaccggcggcctCCGCGGTGGGCGTGAACTGGGGCTTCGCGTCTTCCCACCCGCTCCCGGCGGCGCGGGTCGTGCAGGGCCTGCTCCTCCCCAACTCCGTCCCGCgcgtccgcctcgccgccgcctcctccgacgcGCTCTCGGCGCTCGCGGGCACCGgcgtcgccgtcaccgtcgGGGTACCCGACGCGCTCCTCCGACCCCTCGCCTCCTCAatcaaggccgccgccgcctgggtcCACGATAACATCACCCGTTACGCCTCCAGCGTTCGGTTCGA ATATATTTCTGTTGGGGATGAGCCATTTCTTATGAGTCATGGACAACATTTCCAGCCCTACGTGGTTCCTGCAGCAGCAAATATTAAAAAAGCGCTGACTGCTGCAAAGGTATCTAGCAAGATCAAGGTGGTAGTACCCTGCAGTGTTGACACATACCAGAATGCATCTGTGCTGCCTTCAAAAGCTAGCTTCAGACCTGATGTTAACAAGACCATGGCAGAACTCCTCTCATTTCTTACTAACAATAGTTCACCATTTATGGTCGAGCTGAATCCATTTTTAAGCTTTCAACAGCACAAGAATCTGTCATTGGACTATTACCTTTTCCAACTAATGTCACATCCAGTAAAAGATGGTCAAAACAAGTATGACAACTACTTTGATGCAAGCATAGATGCTCTGGTTACTGCTCTAACTGAAGCTGGCTACGGTGACATGGACATCATTGTCGGGAGAGCAGGATGGCCAACAGATGGAGCTGTGAATGCAACTGCAGCTATTGCTCAATCGTTCATGACTGGCCTAGTCAACCACCTTGCTAAAAAGTCTGGAACTCCACTTCGCCCTAAAGTGCCTCCAATTGAAACGTATCTCTTCAGCCTTCTAGATGAAGATCAACGGAATACGGCAAGTGGAGGTTATGAAAGACACCACGGCATTTTCACCTTTGATGGCCAGGCAAAGTACTATGCCAACATAGGTCAAGGTCCTAAACCTCTCAAAAATGCCCCTGATGTGAACTACGTTCCATCAAAATGGTGTGTGCTTGACAACAACAAGGACCTCTCCAATATTTCTTCCAGTTTTTCTGCAGCTTGCTCCAATGGTGATTGCACTGCTCTGTTACCTGGTGGCTCCTGCTCTGGACTCGGCTGGCCTGGTAATGTGTCATATGCGTTCAACAACTACTACCAACAGCATGATCAGAGTGAGGACAGTTGCAACTTCAATGGCCTAGGGTTGATAACCACCGTTGATCCATCTGTCGACAATTGCTTGTTTCCTCTTGCAATTCGGACTTCTGCTGCCACTTCTTTGCACCTAACATTGGCCACGTTTCGATTAGTAGTTTTATGGTTATGCATTCTGTTTATAGTCTGA
- the LOC117837256 gene encoding uncharacterized protein, with the protein MEDSVGEEERREQGKTVAQPKAHQEEAAAAGAGGGGGGEPAQDGGFLSAMASKINATMSGTNGSGGEANAAAASDGQALKRDGSGEPGDEDGFLSAMASKIGAAMSGADGGGESNGGGNAARAADDEGREQDEGNGGGGIFHKLLSSSPPASSSASGTLEAEAAKGEEKDQGVADEQAGILSAMASKIGMAMSAANGNGNHGTEDASKTSNGHAADSNGDEKGGDANGGGILNTMASKIGMAMSGANGDDDHGGSGVNAKTGSSDAVDGSKDEEKRDEANGGGILSAVASKIGMTVSGSNGNGNHSTEDDAKTSNGEEEKEKGHNANGAGIVEQIISNLPSDDQAPDSDEASLLIAIIED; encoded by the exons ATGGAGGATTCGGTGggtgaggaggagaggagggagcagGGGAAGACGGTGGCGCAGCCGAAAGCGCATCAAGAAGAAGCTGCGGCGGccggtgctggcggcggcggcggcggcgagccagcTCAGGATGGCGGGTTCCTGAGCGCCATGGCGTCCAAGATCAACGCAACGATGTCCGGGACgaacgggagcggcggcgaggccaaTGCCGCCGCGGCGTCTGATGGCCAGGCGCTGAAGAGAGATGGTAGCGGCGAGCCAGGTGACGAGGACGGGTTCCTGAGCGCGATGGCGTCCAAGATCGGCGCGGCGATGTCCGGTGCTGATGGCGGAGGCGAAAGCAACGGCGGTGGAAATGCGGCGCGGGCGGCTGATGACGAGGGCAGGGAGCAGGACGAAGgtaatggcggcggcggaatctTCCATAAGCTCCTGTCCAGCTCGCCCCCTGCTTCGTCGTCGGCGTCAG GAACATTGGAAGCAGAGGCAGCGAAAGGGGAAGAGAAAGATCAGGGGGTGGCAGACGAGCAAGCCGGGATTCTGAGCGCGATGGCCTCCAAGATCGGCATGGCCATGTCTGCCGCCAATGGCAATGGGAACCACGGCACCGAGGACGCCTCGAAGACGAGCAATGGCCACGCTGCTGATAGTAACGGTGATGAGAAGGGGGGCGACGCGAATGGTGGTGGAATCCTGAACACCATGGCTTCCAAGATCGGCATGGCCATGTCTGGCGCAAATGGTGACGATGACCATGGCGGCAGTGGGGTCAACGCCAAGACGGGCAGTAGCGACGCCGTTGATGGCAGTAAGGATGAGGAGAAGAGGGACGAGGCGAATGGTGGTGGGATTCTGAGCGCTGTCGCTTCCAAGATCGGCATGACTGTGTCGGGCTCCAATGGCAATGGCAACCACAGCACCGAGGACGATGCCAAGACTAGcaatggagaggaggagaaggagaaggggcATAATGCGAATGGTGCTGGAATCGTTGAGCAGATCATCTCCAACCTTCCGTCAG ATGATCAGGCGCCAGACTCCGACGAGGCTTCCTTGCTCATCGCCATTATTGAAGATTAG
- the LOC117838536 gene encoding uncharacterized protein, with the protein MPTTTGPRLPLPPPPLLLLLLFAAACSCGLAGAAGGGRGGGSCDLSVERGGALYSFALAAPTPAHRHGVLSEDGFYKVAVNDSTLWFQLCDEMLFNFDPPMCLNCEDCGGPLRCGTQCSALVSNNMGGYDVCTTIGSLSKSHISLIDESNPRKGIVVKMFSPKCSISVSVLCDSSVAQVPDKFVVSGRCDYATTFKHPSGCARSVSASGSGWGWLGTLFITIMSLLGGYILLGAVYRYYFLGIHSVEAIPNLDFWISLPRRIKTMFVPATRSRISYNRDGLGAYAPANH; encoded by the exons atGCCGACGACTACGGGACCacgcctgccgctgccgccgccgccgctcctgctgctgctcctcttcGCGGCCGCCTGCAGCTGCGGCCTCGCTggcgcggcgggaggcgggcgcggaggcggctcCTGCGATCTCTCCGTCGAGCGGGGCGGAGCGCTCTACAGCTTCGCCCTCGCGGCGCCGACGCCAGCGCACCGCCACGGCGTCCTCAGCGAGGACGG GTTTTACAAAGTGGCTGTGAATGATTCCACACTTTGGTTCCAG CTGTGCGATGAAATGCTATTCAACTTTGACCCACCGATGTGTCTTAATTGTGAG GACTGCGGCGGTCCATTGAGGTGTGGAACCCAGTGTAGTGCACTTGTGTCAAATAATATGGGAG GGTATGATGTTTGCACAACCATTGGGAGTCTATCTAAATCCCATATATCTCTAATTG ATGAGAGTAATCCTCGAAAGGGTATTGTTGTTAAGATGTTCTCGCCAAAGTGTTCTATTTCTGTTTCTGTCCTTTGTGATTCAAGTGTAGCCCAA GTACCGGACAAATTTGTTGTATCTGGTCGTTGTGATTAT GCTACAACATTTAAGCACCCTTCTGGTTGTGCAAGATCTGTTTCTGCTTCTGGAAGTGGCTGGGGATGGTTAGGCACTTTGTTCATAAC AATTATGTCCCTTCTTGGAGGGTACATTTTGCTTGGAGCAGTTTACAGATATTATTTCCTTGGCATTCATTCTGTAGAG GCCATTCCAAACCTGGATTTTTGGATCAGTTTGCCCCGACGAATTAAG ACCATGTTTGTTCCTGCAACAAGAAGCCGCATAAGTTATAACAGAGATGGTCTAGGCGCATATGCCCCTGCAAACCATTGA